CGCTATCCAACCACCTCATGAACCACACCCGCGTGGGATTAAATATCATTATGAATCCCTCAGAAGAAATCGAGTTCCAACTTTCGACGAGAACCCAAACCCAGAAGTCGGTGATAATTGGCTCAAAAATGTCGAATCACAATTACACCTACTTGAAGTGCCTGAAGAATTGAGAGTAGAGGTTGTAACACCGTTTCTTGAAGACAGAGCACGAAAATGGTGGGAAACCGTGTCACCAGCTCTAGCTGAAGTGGAAGATATCACCTGGCAGATTTTTAAAAGAGAGTTTTTGAAACAATACTATCCAACCGAATTTCGTCTGCAGAAGCTGAATGAATTCGAAAATTTAAGGCAGACACCGGATATGACAGTACTGGAATatacctgtggggacccggacgctaattcatgtcttaatcattattaatgtcaaatataacaattaagaaaagtggaactaattttttttccttttaaatataaatgcggaaacataataataatctatctgatatacatgtcaatataaaagtacaagtcatgtactacatgtctctatctcaactaggttcaacagctatacatcaagtgctgaatcctattttgcttctgggcccggatctccacgctaactataatctctcatcctttTCTTGATCCAGATCCTGTccaacctgttgtcatgcacacatacaaacaagacaacagccagataactccggtgagaattatattcccagtataaaccaagtatgcatgcatttcatataaacagatataacAGCATAAAacagatattcataacatgtatcataatcagaaacatgaatcaatatcaaactgtaaaTCGTACTCTGAACATGTAccataatcaggaacataaatcggTATCAACCAGTAAATAACATTTTGTAACTCTTAGACTCGGACTCGACTcattcctaatctagggatcccgatatgAATAAGAACGCAACATTCTCCCATCTACTTTACCCCAGCTAGACGGTGGTATGTTCTTAGTCCCAGACTTTGGTTGTCTATATCGAAGATCTGCAATAGGTGTCGGTGTTTTCCTCAGTATATATCgatatatatatccaaaagtcCAGTTACTTGGCAGTTCTGCCATGGAGATTCTGCCAAAGACTAGGCGGATCTGCCTAACTCTAACTCATGTTTTGCTATAGATCAATAGACtatgcatatcaatatcaggacttgaaaatatcaatacaataatcattcagtatgtgattttgggaaactcatgtcaaatctaactcgagttgtgcaatcctgaatcaacattgatttatacctttcattTCGTTCTGTcgatctgactctgtcgaagtctcgaactcacttCCTGTCAagtcaatctgacaataacaatatcgaatacaatgtatcaatgtataactcaACTCAAGATCTGTTctaatcaatactcaaatcaaacataACCTGATCCATATCAACGACTTACAATGCAATCTCAATAACTACTGAATCTGGTCAATATCAattcactgatgtttcgacgtcataacaatacaatctcaataacccTATCACTTccaacatcacatatataataacacggctcataatcaatataagtACAACCCGAAATCGTAACAATAATAGATCATAATCTCAACTCtgtacaatctcgcaataccgacgatgcaatatcagtatatacgaaccaacaactcatctgatccaattctgaataatatcaatatacccagcgatacaatataaatcaaatatcaatcccaatacctcataatcaataacaacacaattCTTATATCAAATTGGTCTAATCACAAtcaatcaactctgaaaattcataacaattatataaacagTCCGTTCATCAATCTGCcttcaattatatactgatcagtatatccagaacacataatatcaaTAAAATCATAATTCCTCCAATATCATCATTTGAAATGATATCAGAATTCTATGAAACTTACGTCTTGTTGTAGGCTCACTCTTCtagctgcacgtctcgcgcatatgcgcgacttcttTCGGTGCATATACACAAGACACTATGTCTCAGCACGTGACTTCACGGTGACTCTCACATATGCGCGCCCttgcttggcgcatatgcgcgaggtccttcaCAAGTTTCTGccaccctcgcgcatatgcgcgaggtcctctgcctgcctcgcgcatatgcgcccggcatggtcgcgcatatgcgcgaggtcctttcCTCGCACATATTTCCAACTTCTTTCCGGCTTCTCCGATCTGATCCGTTCTGTctgtaatcatatcaattatcaccaaatcatttcagattacgataatccaaatctcgggccttacaatacCTCAAGGTTTAATGATCTGGGAACCTACGTTCCAACAACTATGTCTGATGAAACCTTGAAGATGCATCGTTTTAAGAGAGGACTCAACCGCCGGATTCAATCGGCTTTGGCGGTGTTCAAACCAGACAACTTTGCTGATTTGATGGGCGCGGAAATGAGTGCAGAAACAGATATTAAGCGCCGAGAAGATGAAAATAGGAATAAGGGACCGTTGGTCAACCAAACTACTCAAAATGGTCCCAAATTTAAGAAGCCAAATAATTCCAGTGGACCTCCAAGAGGAAATTTTAACAGTGCTGGTAAGACCGAAGGAAAGTGGTGCGAAACATGTCGACAGAAACATGTTGAAGAATGTTATCGGAAGACATACGCTTTTTTTAAGTGCGGAAAGGTGGGTCATAGAATTAAGGATTGTCCAGACAACAAGGACAAAGGGGCGGGGCCCAACAAACAACATGAAAACAAGACAAATTCTCGGGTTTATTCAATAACCCAAGAGGAAGCTGATAATACCAACGAAGTGGTGGCAGGTAccatcttactcaataaaatgcctgcatatactttgtttgattgtggtgccacACATTCATTTGTGTCTAAAAAGATTTGCTAAGAAGCTGAAACTTGAGCATGATATTCTTAGTGAACCGTTAAGTGTGGCAACACCTGCCAGTAAAATAATTGAAACTCGCAAAGTGTAACGAAATTGTCAAATTTGCATAAGTAGACAGGATTTTGAGGCAGAACTAATCCAACTCAACATGATTGAGTTTGACGTCATTCTTGGAATGGTCTGGTTAGCTAAAAACCATGCCATAGTAGATTGCCAGAGGAAAGACATCAGACTTCAGACTCCAACTATGGAGGAAGTCATATACCACGAGAAATCCAATGAACGAAAATCTCTACTATCTGCCTCACAAGCCTGGAAGGCCATAAAAGGAGGTGAAGAGATTTATCTGTCAGTAATCAATGAAGTCAAAGTGGAAGAAGTCCTAaagttggaagatattccaattgttcaagaatttTTAGATGTTTTCCCCGAGGAATTACCGGGAGAGATACCCGATAGAGAagtagaatttgaaatcaatttggtcCCTGGTGCTGCACCAATCTCAAAGGCACCATACCGCATGGCTCCAGTTGAATTAAAGGAATTAAAGGAGAAACTTCAGGAATTACTGGATAAGAAGGAGGTTCGCCCTAGTgcatccccgtggggagcaccagtgctcttcgtaaagaaaaaggacggaagcatgaggctgtgtattgattaccgggagttaaaaaaaataaccaTAAAGAATTAATATCCACTCCCAAGAATTGACGATCTTTTTGATCAGTTAAAAGGAgccaaagttttctcaaaactcGATCTAAGATCTGGCTATCACCAGCTGAAAGTCAAAACTGGGGATATCCCTAAAACTGC
This Primulina eburnea isolate SZY01 chromosome 2, ASM2296580v1, whole genome shotgun sequence DNA region includes the following protein-coding sequences:
- the LOC140824185 gene encoding uncharacterized protein, with the translated sequence MAGRPPRNNRNHRGNNQDENPPPPPPRVNLSQEDMMAINTIVTAMLQGFVNPLANAIQPPHEPHPRGIKYHYESLRRNRVPTFDENPNPEVGDNWLKNVESQLHLLEVPEELRVEVVTPFLEDRARKWWETVSPALAEVEDITWQIFKREFLKQYYPTEFRLQKLNEFENLRQTPDMTMHRFKRGLNRRIQSALAVFKPDNFADLMGAEMSAETDIKRREDENRNKGPLVNQTTQNGPKFKKPNNSSGPPRGNFNSAGKTEGKWCETCRQKHVEECYRKTYAFFKCGKVGHRIKDCPDNKDKGAGPNKQHENKTNSRVYSITQEEADNTNEVVAAKNHAIVDCQRKDIRLQTPTMEEVIYHEKSNERKSLLSASQAWKAIKGGEEIYLSVINEVKVEEVLKLEDIPIVQEFLDVFPEELPGEIPDREVEFEINLVPGAAPISKAPYRMAPVELKELKEKLQELLDKKETLGEKELYTKFKKCEFWLKSVAFLGHVISELGVSVDPKKVEAIKDWPQPKTMTEKNPKFIWNEACERSFETPKTKLASTLVLVLPKDGKNFTVYSDASKGGLGCVLMQEGHVIAYASRQLKPYEHNYPTHDLELAAVVFALKIWRHYLYGVKCEVFIDHQSLKYIFTQKELNMRQRRWMELLKDYGLSINYDLGKANKVADALSRMNPGKIQEGKVPEFQIDENGILWMKGRLYVPDIDGIREELMVEAHKSRFSVHPGSTKMYRDLKNNYW